AAAGACATACGATCCTGTATACAAAGAATATTATCGCAAAAAGTACGCAGAAGCAACAACACACAAACACATGAGAGCGCTAATATTAACTGCAAGGAAATTAGTAAATTTAGTGTATTATTTACTAAAGAACAACGTACCGTATGTACCGATGAAATAGGTAAAAAGAACGAAATCAAGTATGTGAAGAATGAAAGTGAAATATTAAGTTATTGAAAGTCAAAGTGTTGACTAGGTTTTTTATTTTTCTATTTTTTCTCCTCTTGACTTATTACCGGAAATCTTATTTGATTGGCAATGAAAATGAGCTTTTGGGCGTCATCTTAGAACAGGAGCAGGCTATACCAATCCTCAGTATGGATGCACTGCTAAAAAAATATGAGCAGTACTTTGTTGAATTCACTGAGAGTCATGAAAAGGAAGCAGTTGAAGAGATATCCGTCTTAGCCTTCAAGATCGCTGATTCACTTTTTGGGTTGGAATCAGATTACGTGGATTCAATCTCGAAACTTTCATCGATAACTCCTATTGACAATGCGCCAAGCGCTGTACTCGGAGTAATGAATTATAGGCAGGAGAACGTAATAGTTCTCGACCTGCTTGAAAGCAACAAAGGATTAATCGAAGAACTGCAGGACGAAAAGTTCAAAGAAAACAAAAGAGTAATCATACTAAGAAACGGCGAGTTCAAGGTCGGAATCTTAGCAGACAAGCTCGAAGGCATATTTAAAACACAGCCAAGTTTAATCACTACATCGTCAATGATGCAGTCCGAAGAAAAGCTAATTAGAGGATTCATGCAACTAAGAGGCTTTACCGTTCCTTTAATCAATCCGAAAAATGTCATCTCTTCAACTAACAGTTTCAAAGATTTAATTATAAAAGAGATAGAAAAACACAGCTCTCAAGCTAAGAAGGAGAAAAGGTCGAAGAAAAGAGGGTGATCCCTTGTACCGCAGTTCTTATAACGATGATAAAGAGCCCATAAAAGTTTTGGTAGTTGATGATTCACCACTAATGCAAAGGGCAATAAAAAGCTTGGTTGAATTAGATAAGAACATCAAAGTCATCGAAGTAGCGTCCAATGGAAGAGAGGCAATAAGATTGGCGAGGATGTTGAAGCCAGACGTCATAACCTTAGATATAAATATGCCTGAGCTGGACGGCTTGTCAGTCTTGAAGGTGCTCATTCAAGAAGAGATTGCACCCATAATAGTAGTCTCTATAATAACGCAAAAGGAAGCACCTGTAACGTATGAAGCACTCGAATATGGGGCATTTGATTATGTGCCCAAACCTATTGACGAAAGTTGGAACGCACTTGAGTTTGGAAGAGAGCTGAGAGAGAAAATTATACTTGCTTACGTGCAAGCGAAGAAAAGTGCAATCTTGCACAAACTTGCAGAAGAAAGGTTTACACTCATGAAAAAAGAGGGCCGAAAAAAGCCATCTGAAAAGAAGGACATCTACCAAGTAATGGAAAGCCGGGTTGTTGATTTTTATGGTGTGGGAATAGGCATATCGACCGGCGGTCCTAAGAACATATACGACGTGCTCCCACCACTTCCTTCAAATTTGAATGCAGCGATATTCGTGGTTCAGCATATGCCTCCGTTCTTCACCAAGCAGTACGCTGAGCATTTGGACAACTATTGCCAGATGAAAGTGTTGCACGCAGAAGATGGTATGGTTGTGGCCCCAGGGAATGTTTACGTTGCACAAGGTGGCTTTCACCTCACACTTGAAAGAAATGAAGAAAAATTAGTGATCAGATTAGCGAGTGAGCCAAAACATACTTTCATGCCGTCAGCAGATGTCACTTTATCAAGCATCGCAAAGGCATTTCGAGAGAAATCTATAGGAATAATAATGACTGGAATGGGAAATGATGGAGTGGAAGGACTGGCAGAAATAAAAAAGGCGGGAGGATTGTGTTTCGCCGAGTCGGAAGAAACAGCGATCGTATTCGGAATGCCAAAGGAAGCTGTAAAGGCAGGGGTCGTGGACAAGGTGCTACCATCTTACGCAATGCCTGAGGAAATAATTAAGACGGTCGGTACTGTAAAAGCAGAGAACTGTCAGGCATGAATTTTTGCTTGAATATAGATTGTTGCCCTATAAAACTTGGGATGCTTTTTTGCGAGGTGAGATTGGATGGATGATGAAAAGAAATCAACAGTGTTGGTAATTGATGACGATGCGCTCGTGAGAAATTATATTTCATCGGTTCTTAAAAAATTTCACATCGCGGTTGAAACCGCTGAGAATGGTGAGGAAGGATACAACATATTTAAAGCCTCGCCAGAAAGCCACAAAATTGTAATAGTTGACCTAATGATGTCAGTCATGGGCGGGCTCGAATTCATAGAAAAAGTCAGAAAGAACTACATGCCACCGTATCCATATATAATTGTTCTAACTTCAAAAGGTGAAGAGGATATCGTTGCTGAGTGCCTTGATTTGGGCGCTAACGATTTCTTAACTAAGCCCATAACTCCGAAACTGCTTGTTACTTACGTAAGGAAGGCTTTTAAGACTATCTCGATGATAGACCCTAACCTGCTTTTAGAAATCCCAACAAAATTGATGGAGTCGAAGGATCTCTACACGGTACTGCACAGTGAGAACGTCAGGTTATACAGTTCTGTGCTTTCAAAGCTATTGCTACAAGAAACAGATTATGTAGATATAGATGAAGCTTATCGAAATTCACTTTATGACTTCACTTATGAAATAGAAGTTGGTGCATTACTGCACGATACTGGCAAAATCGCAATTCCCGATCTGATATGGATGAAACCAGGAAGGTACAGCCCAGAAGAGCGAAAGATAATGGAAACACACACTACCAAAGGTGCATTAGCTATGACGAATTTAATAAATCGGTATCCAACGAGCACCATTATCAAGACCTGCTACGAAATTGTCAGGTGGCACCACGAGCGATGGGACGGAAAAGGTTATCCTGACGGTTTGAAGGGCAAAGAAATCCCAATATCCGCAAGAATAGTAGCGATAGCAGATGTTTTCGATGCACTCACGACCAGGAGGATTTACAGAAATGAATATTCTCCAGAACAGGCTCTGGAAATAATGATTAATGAGGAAGATGGGCATTTTGATCCTGAAATTTTTAAAATATTCCTCCAGCACGATAAGCTCTTCACAGCACTTGCCAAATCTCGCATGACAGCACAGATACTTGAAATTCAAAAACTTAGCAAACTGTAGCAGCGCATTCCTCCTCTGAAGAGGTGAGCCATATGGACATCATTAAGGCTAAAGAAATAACCGAGGTCTTTGATGAAATAGAGAAAAGATACGGGCAAACTTGGTACGAAATTGTCGCTGTGGAGATACAGACAGACGAACATGGCGAAATTAAAGCTGTTGCTAAACCTCTGCATGGAAAATTCCACCCTCAAACTGCGCATAGAGATGTTGAACGTGTGAAAGTCAAGGAGACTGTTCAGGATTTACTGAATGTTGAAACCCTTTCAGCACTTGAGGATAAAGTAAAAGAGTACGAGAATTTCAAAGTAAATGTGACTATATCTGATGATGAAATGAAGGCGTTTGTCACAATCATCCCTGGGATAATCAACGAAATGCCAACAAAAGATGAATTGGCTGAAGCATTATTTAACGCAGGGGTTGTTTTTGGCATAAAGCAGGACGTTTTGGAGAGGATAGTAAACGAAAAGATGACATACCAACCCATATTGGTTGCGGAAGGTAAAGAACCTCAACCGCCGGAAGATGCAAAGATTGATTATAAATTTAAGTTCTTAACTGGAGATCTGATAGAGCCCGGCGAGGAAATACCTTACTGCCTTTCAGGTCAAATTCTTGCAGAAAAGATTCCTGCAATACCTGGTACACCTGGTCATACCGTGACAGGAAAAGAGCTGCCAGCAAGGCAAGGAAAAGATTTTGATTTACGAGCGTTTTCAGGGCAGAACACAAAAATTGAGGGTGATAAGATTGTCGCAACGGTAAGTGGTCAGCCTTATATAGATGAGCAAGGTAGAGTATGCGTTAAAGAAGTTTTGGTATTAAGTGAAAAAGAAATATCATCCCAAAAATCATTCGACTTTCCAGGAAGTATAATGGTTAATTGTGGGTTGGATGGGAACTACAGAATAAATTCTGGCAAGGACGTCTTTATAAAAGGCATTGTTTCAGGACACGTAGAGATTAATGCTTCGGGGAATGTTTATATCAACGGTGGATTTTTCGGGCGTTCGAAAGGTAAGATACTGGCTGCAGGAGATGTTTCTGCTCAATTCTTCTCAGAATGCGTTGTTATTTCAAGAAGAAGCGTCTATTCAAATGATTACATAATGAATTCTGAAGTAATTGCCGGAAAAGCTGTGGTTGTTCGCGGAAAGGGAACAATAATAGGTGGAAAGGTAAAAGCGGTTGAATTGATAGAGGTTAGAGAAGCGGGTAATGTATCCGAGGTATCCACTGTTCTTGAGGTTGGTATAGACTTTGACTACGAGAAAAATAAAACTGAATTGACGCATAGGATAAGGATTCTTATTGACGAAATTAATGAGTTAGGCATATTGTGCCACAAGCTTCGTGAGATTTATAAAAGCGTTCCAGCAAAAGAGCAAGAAAAGGTGAAAAGTGCAATAATTAGAGCTGAACTCCAAAGAAAAGAGCTGATTGCAAAACTTAACACGGTAAGAGGCGAAATCTCAAAATTAAAGTTTGTAGCTAATCAAGAAGCTTTAAGCAAGAGTCCTCGCATAGTTATAAGAGAAAGTTGCATCCAGGAGTTACGCTAACTATTCTGGGTGAATCTTATAAAGTACTGTACGAATTAGGTCCAAGGGCACTGAATTTGCAAGCAATAAAAGAATTGAAATCAAGAAGATGTTAGTCTCGTAAGAATTTAGAAAATCAAAACCCCCATAAAGGGGGTTCTTGTTTCGAATAATGGATTTAATGAATTACTAAAAATGTCAAACATCCAAATCCACTAAGCTCAGCTGTTTCGCATGTCTCATTATGTATCCTTTGCGTTCTTCCGTGTCTTTTCCCATGAGAATTTCAAACAGGTTGTCCGCCTCTTCCGCATCCTCTATGCTTATCTTTATTATCTTTCTCGTCTGCGGGTTCATCGTTGTCTCCCAGAGCTGTTCTGGGTTCATCTCACCAAGACCTTTATAACGCTGTATTTCGTATTTTCTACCATTGACATTAGCCAATTTTTCCTTGAGTTCCTCATCAGAGTAGAGGTATACGGGCTTTTCACCACTGACTGTGAATTTGTAAAGTGGTGGCATGGCAACGTATATTCTGCCATCTTCAAGAAGTGGCCTCATGTACCTGTAAAAGAGCGCTAATAACAACGTTCTGATGTGCGCACCGTCGACGTCAGCATCGGTCATGATGACTATCTTTCCGTACCTGAGCTTCGATGGGTCAAAATTGTCTCCCGTTCCTGAACCAATTGCGGTGATTATATCTCTTATTTGTTCATTTTTGAGAAGCTTCAATTCATTGCTCTTTTCAACGTTCAGTATCTTTCCTCTCAATGGCAATATTGCTTGGAAATTCCTGTCCCTTGCCTGTTTGGCGCTTCCACCTGCTGAATCTCCTTCGACGATGAAGAGTTCTGATTCTTCAAAGTTCTTCGTGATGCAGTCTGCCAGTTTTCCAGGGAGCGTCGAGTTCCCAAGACTGCTCTTTCTTTTTACCGCTTCCCTTGCTCTTTTGGCAGCTTCCCTTGCCTCTCTTGTCTGCTGGGCTTTTTGGATTATTATCTTCAAAACGGATTCGTTAACTTCAAAATAGTCTGTAAGTCTGTCGCGCACAACTTTGGCAACCGCTTCTTGCACTTCTTCGTTTCCGAGCTTTGATTTTGTTTGTCCTTCGAATTGAGGCGTTCCCATCATCAGTACGTTGACAACAGCGGTCATGCCTTCCCTGAGGTCTTCGCCTCTGAACGGCTCGCCTTTTATCATGTTTTTCTTCTTGCCAAGGTCGTTCACAACTCTTGTGAAAGCAGTCTTAAAGCCCGTAACGTGCGTACCGCCATCAACCGTTTTTATGTTGTTTACAAACGAGATTATCTCTTCAGCATCGTTGTCAGTGTACTGAAACGCAATCTGAACTTGCACATCTTGAGAAGTGCCTTCAATTAAGACTGTTTCGTGAAGTGTCTTTTCACCCTTGTTTAAGTACGCCACAAATTCTTTTAAACCACCGGCATAGTGGAGCGTTCTTTGTATGTTTTCACGTTCGTCCACAAATTCTATCGTTATGTTAGGATTCAAAAATGCCAAGTCTCTAAGCCTTGTGAGTATTGTGTCTGAATCGAATTCTACCGTTGTGAATATCATCTTGTCTGGTTTGAATCTAACTATCGTTCCTCGCTTGTCGGTCGTGCCTACAAGTTCTACCTCTGTTGTTTTGTTTCCTCGCGCGTAGCGTTGCCTATATATTTTACCGTCTCTGTGCACTTCTACTTCCATCCATTCAGAGAGCGCGTTAACAACCGATGCGCCAACACCGTGCAATCCACCGCTGACTTTGTAGCTGTCTTTAGAAAATTTACCTCCAGCATGGAGTGTTGTCATAACTACTTCGAGCGCGCTTGTACCTGTTTCTGGGTGAACATCAACAGGGATACCTCTTCCGTTGTCCTCAACTTCAACAGAACCATTGCTCTTTATTACAACCCTTATTTTGTCACAAAATCCTTGTATCGCTTCGTCTATACTGTTATCAACTATTTCATACACCAAGTGATGTAACCCGTTTTTACCGGTTGAACCTATGTACATTCCTGGTCTTTCGCGAACCGGTTCAAGCCCTTTGAGCACTTTTATGTTTTGTGCATTGTATTGATTGGTGGTAACCATACTCTGTTCACGACTTTCAAAATTGTCCATTACTTACACCTCCGCACACGGTTTGCTTATTTTTTTCTCTCTGTCTGAATTTTTACGTCACTGATTGGAAATTTTATATGCTCTTCTAATCTTTTCTTTATCTGCCTCTTCATCTTCTTCAGTTCATTGGTCCATATATTGTCATCACATTCTATTGTTATCGTTCCATCTTCAAAAGATGAGAATCTGCAGTGTTTAGATATATTTGCGCCAAGTATCTTTTCACTCATCTCTTCCAATTGTGATAAGATGTATATCTTTTTGAAAAAGGCATCTTTAAGTGCTAATTCGGAGAAGATTTTCCTCAGAGTAAGCATTTGATATACTCCTCGAACCCGGTCGAAAGTTCTTTACCTAATTCTGTTTCAAGTTTTCTTTTACCTATCTCGTCCACTGGGACAATTCCTCTACTTGTATGCGTTAAGAATAATTCATCGGCGTAAAATAGCTCGTAAGGTTCAACTATTCTCTCTTCTACATTGAAACCTTTTTCTCTCAAAAAATTCAAAACGTGCATTCTCGTAATTCCATCTAATATGCCTGAGTCAAGCGATGGTGTTACGATTTTATTCTTGAAGATGAGGAAGACGTTGCTGAAAGTCCCTTCGCAAACTTGTCCTTTGGTTCCGAGCATTATGACGTCGTAGTTGTCACCTTTTGTCAATCTTGCAAGGTATATGTCAGGCCTGCCGAGCGATTTCAAGTCCGGTGGCATACTCATTGGATCTGCTCGTCTAACGATTGTGAAATCAATTTTCACATGCGAAATAAAATAATTTTCCGTAGACTCACGGAAGACATAGCTGAGCAGATTACCATCGTATACGTAGACTATTCTAATTCTCTCAGACAAGTTCCCATAAATAAGTTCTTCAAATTCAGTCAGTTTAGGAGGTTCTATTTTAAGGTAAGAAAGTGATTTACACAATCTGTTATAATGTTCCTTCAAAGCAAATGGTTTGTTATTGTACGTTCGAATGGTCTCGTAAACTGCTATCCCTTTTGTAAGGGCTTCAACAATGTCAGTCGTTTGATACTTGCTTTTGAACAACCTTCGACACCACACCTTCCTGCGTCACGGAGCAAATTACGACCTTTGAAAATTCACCTATACTCCCGCCGTTGCTTTCATGCGGTATGTAATATTCGTCGTAACCGTAATAGATTCCGTTTTGAATACCTTCAACAAGAATAACGGCATTCTTTCCTACCAATTTCTTCTTATATTCATTTGCAACATTTTCAGAATGTTTAATCAAGATTTCTGCTCTTTCTTTCTTTATGTTTCCGGGAATTTGGTTTTCTAATCTTGAGGCTGGGGTATTGGGTCTCTGCGAATACCTGAACGTGTGAACTTTACTGAACTTGACTTTTTCAACAACTTCGAGTGTTTCAGCAAACTCTTTTTCCGTTTCGCCAGGAAATCCAACCATTATATCTGTCGTTATAGAAAAGAGCGGATCAAAAGCTCTAAGCTTATTGACTTTTTCCACAAATTGCTCGGCAGTGTAACCTCTGCCCATTCTTCTCAAAACAGTTGAGCTACCGCTCTGAATTGGAATATGGAGGTGATTGCAAATTCGCTCTTCTGATTTAATAACATCTATCAGCTCATCTGTTATATCTTCGGGATTTATCGAGCTCAATCTTATTCTGAACTCTCCGTCTATTTTCGAAAGATTTCTTAGGAGCTCTGCAAGGTTTGTTCCCAAGTCTTTTCCGTACTTTCCAAGGTTCAGACCGGTTATGACGATTTCCCTGTGTTTTTTATTAACTAACTTCTGAACTTCTTTTACAACAACCTCTATCGGTTTGCTCCTTGTTTTTGTACCTCGCAAACTTCTAATCACACAGTATGTACAACTGTTATCACAACCATCTTCGACCTTTATAAACGCTCTTGATCTCTCTGTCACTGAGTTTTCGACAATTTCGAATGAAATGTCGTCTTCTTCCCAGTAACCGATGTTGAAATACGTACCTGTATCGCTCAAATACTTGAGTATCTGCTTCTTCTCAGAATTTCCAAGTACGAGGTCAACGCCTAAAATTTTGTACTCTTCCTCAACTCTCGGGATTTGCACGTAGCAACCGCTGAGTATTATCTTCGAATCCGGATTCATTTTTCTCAAATGCCTAACAGTCTGTCTGACCTTTCTTTCCGCTTCTGCTGTTACAGCACAGCTATTTAGTATGTAAACGTCTGCGCCTTGATCCTCGCCTGAATAAACGATGTGTCCAGCGTTTTCAAGCATTTCGATGATCATTTCACTTTCGTACTGATTCAGTTTGCAACCTTGAGTTATAACGGAAATTCTGAGTGCTTTATCTATACGATTCATCTGCCGTTATTCACCACCGCTTCCTTGTGTACTGCACTTTCAAGAACTGATATTCTTGTGACAAAGCCCAGCAACACGTTATTATCGTCAACAACAGGTATTATCTTGTACCCTTTCCTCATTATCAAGTCAGCAACATACAGAAGGGTGTCGCTTGGTTTGACAGTCTGTGCTGGCTTTGTTGCAAATTTTCCAATAGGTTCGCGGGCTATTTCTTTCAGCCTTCGAATGAAAAGATTGGTGTCCGGCAAAAACGCAGCTGTTTGCAATAGATTGAAATAACTTGGCAAACACGCCCTGATGATGTCGTCTTCCCCAACAAAACCTATTACTCTCAATTCGTTATCAACCACGCTTATCCCTGGCAATCCAGTTTTGTTCAATATGTCTATTACAACTTCAACTGTGTCATTTTCAAAAACAAAGGTAATATCGTGTGTCATGAAGTCTTTGACTTTTAAGCTTTCCATCTATTCCACCCTCTCGGTAGAGATTTTACCAAGGTACTCCTCAATCAGTGAAAGTGAAGGTGGTTCTTTTCCAATATAAGACGTTTTAGCTACTGCGGCAGCATAGCCGTATCTCGCCATATCTAAGCAACACATCCCTTTCGAATTAGCAAAGATCATACCAGCTACAAAGTTATCTCCGCTACCCAAAAGATAAGAGTGATCAATTTCAACCTTCGGAGAAAATTTCCAGACACCATCTTCTGTAGCTACAAAGTCGTATACTGTCTTGTAAGATAGAATAACCAATCTCGCCCCTTGTTTAACGAAATCTTTGGCTGCCTGTATGTACTCTTGCTCCGTGTTCAATATACGTCCTAAGATCTTTTCGCTCCTTCTCATGTCGTATTTCAACACATCAGGAAATGCTACTTTTATCGACTCAGTTATTATCTCATCTCGCGCTTCCCAAAATACGACTTTTCTATACTTCTTTGCTATTTTTGTCAGTTCACCATAAAATGAAAGTGGTACTCCTTTCGGTACACTTCCAGAAATTACAACTGCTCTTACTTTTTGAACAAGGACTT
This genomic window from Fervidobacterium gondwanense DSM 13020 contains:
- the gyrB gene encoding DNA topoisomerase (ATP-hydrolyzing) subunit B; this translates as MDNFESREQSMVTTNQYNAQNIKVLKGLEPVRERPGMYIGSTGKNGLHHLVYEIVDNSIDEAIQGFCDKIRVVIKSNGSVEVEDNGRGIPVDVHPETGTSALEVVMTTLHAGGKFSKDSYKVSGGLHGVGASVVNALSEWMEVEVHRDGKIYRQRYARGNKTTEVELVGTTDKRGTIVRFKPDKMIFTTVEFDSDTILTRLRDLAFLNPNITIEFVDERENIQRTLHYAGGLKEFVAYLNKGEKTLHETVLIEGTSQDVQVQIAFQYTDNDAEEIISFVNNIKTVDGGTHVTGFKTAFTRVVNDLGKKKNMIKGEPFRGEDLREGMTAVVNVLMMGTPQFEGQTKSKLGNEEVQEAVAKVVRDRLTDYFEVNESVLKIIIQKAQQTREAREAAKRAREAVKRKSSLGNSTLPGKLADCITKNFEESELFIVEGDSAGGSAKQARDRNFQAILPLRGKILNVEKSNELKLLKNEQIRDIITAIGSGTGDNFDPSKLRYGKIVIMTDADVDGAHIRTLLLALFYRYMRPLLEDGRIYVAMPPLYKFTVSGEKPVYLYSDEELKEKLANVNGRKYEIQRYKGLGEMNPEQLWETTMNPQTRKIIKISIEDAEEADNLFEILMGKDTEERKGYIMRHAKQLSLVDLDV
- the mtaB gene encoding tRNA (N(6)-L-threonylcarbamoyladenosine(37)-C(2))-methylthiotransferase MtaB; protein product: MNRIDKALRISVITQGCKLNQYESEMIIEMLENAGHIVYSGEDQGADVYILNSCAVTAEAERKVRQTVRHLRKMNPDSKIILSGCYVQIPRVEEEYKILGVDLVLGNSEKKQILKYLSDTGTYFNIGYWEEDDISFEIVENSVTERSRAFIKVEDGCDNSCTYCVIRSLRGTKTRSKPIEVVVKEVQKLVNKKHREIVITGLNLGKYGKDLGTNLAELLRNLSKIDGEFRIRLSSINPEDITDELIDVIKSEERICNHLHIPIQSGSSTVLRRMGRGYTAEQFVEKVNKLRAFDPLFSITTDIMVGFPGETEKEFAETLEVVEKVKFSKVHTFRYSQRPNTPASRLENQIPGNIKKERAEILIKHSENVANEYKKKLVGKNAVILVEGIQNGIYYGYDEYYIPHESNGGSIGEFSKVVICSVTQEGVVSKVVQKQVSND
- a CDS encoding 1-phosphofructokinase family hexose kinase encodes the protein MEVLSVCLNPALDRKFIIDGFTLDKLNIVSKEKNRMTPGGKGVNVSVVLSHYSIPSIVTGFIGGYVGQILLSELRKYGSLISTSFVRISDETRENIAIADTLSHTLTEINSEGPTVNELDLNNFLKRYEVLVQKVRAVVISGSVPKGVPLSFYGELTKIAKKYRKVVFWEARDEIITESIKVAFPDVLKYDMRRSEKILGRILNTEQEYIQAAKDFVKQGARLVILSYKTVYDFVATEDGVWKFSPKVEIDHSYLLGSGDNFVAGMIFANSKGMCCLDMARYGYAAAVAKTSYIGKEPPSLSLIEEYLGKISTERVE
- a CDS encoding DUF721 domain-containing protein — its product is MLTLRKIFSELALKDAFFKKIYILSQLEEMSEKILGANISKHCRFSSFEDGTITIECDDNIWTNELKKMKRQIKKRLEEHIKFPISDVKIQTERKK
- a CDS encoding DUF342 domain-containing protein, with the protein product MDIIKAKEITEVFDEIEKRYGQTWYEIVAVEIQTDEHGEIKAVAKPLHGKFHPQTAHRDVERVKVKETVQDLLNVETLSALEDKVKEYENFKVNVTISDDEMKAFVTIIPGIINEMPTKDELAEALFNAGVVFGIKQDVLERIVNEKMTYQPILVAEGKEPQPPEDAKIDYKFKFLTGDLIEPGEEIPYCLSGQILAEKIPAIPGTPGHTVTGKELPARQGKDFDLRAFSGQNTKIEGDKIVATVSGQPYIDEQGRVCVKEVLVLSEKEISSQKSFDFPGSIMVNCGLDGNYRINSGKDVFIKGIVSGHVEINASGNVYINGGFFGRSKGKILAAGDVSAQFFSECVVISRRSVYSNDYIMNSEVIAGKAVVVRGKGTIIGGKVKAVELIEVREAGNVSEVSTVLEVGIDFDYEKNKTELTHRIRILIDEINELGILCHKLREIYKSVPAKEQEKVKSAIIRAELQRKELIAKLNTVRGEISKLKFVANQEALSKSPRIVIRESCIQELR
- a CDS encoding chemotaxis protein CheW — protein: MIGNENELLGVILEQEQAIPILSMDALLKKYEQYFVEFTESHEKEAVEEISVLAFKIADSLFGLESDYVDSISKLSSITPIDNAPSAVLGVMNYRQENVIVLDLLESNKGLIEELQDEKFKENKRVIILRNGEFKVGILADKLEGIFKTQPSLITTSSMMQSEEKLIRGFMQLRGFTVPLINPKNVISSTNSFKDLIIKEIEKHSSQAKKEKRSKKRG
- a CDS encoding protein-glutamate methylesterase/protein-glutamine glutaminase, which produces MYRSSYNDDKEPIKVLVVDDSPLMQRAIKSLVELDKNIKVIEVASNGREAIRLARMLKPDVITLDINMPELDGLSVLKVLIQEEIAPIIVVSIITQKEAPVTYEALEYGAFDYVPKPIDESWNALEFGRELREKIILAYVQAKKSAILHKLAEERFTLMKKEGRKKPSEKKDIYQVMESRVVDFYGVGIGISTGGPKNIYDVLPPLPSNLNAAIFVVQHMPPFFTKQYAEHLDNYCQMKVLHAEDGMVVAPGNVYVAQGGFHLTLERNEEKLVIRLASEPKHTFMPSADVTLSSIAKAFREKSIGIIMTGMGNDGVEGLAEIKKAGGLCFAESEETAIVFGMPKEAVKAGVVDKVLPSYAMPEEIIKTVGTVKAENCQA
- a CDS encoding aminotransferase class IV, coding for MFKSKYQTTDIVEALTKGIAVYETIRTYNNKPFALKEHYNRLCKSLSYLKIEPPKLTEFEELIYGNLSERIRIVYVYDGNLLSYVFRESTENYFISHVKIDFTIVRRADPMSMPPDLKSLGRPDIYLARLTKGDNYDVIMLGTKGQVCEGTFSNVFLIFKNKIVTPSLDSGILDGITRMHVLNFLREKGFNVEERIVEPYELFYADELFLTHTSRGIVPVDEIGKRKLETELGKELSTGFEEYIKCLL
- a CDS encoding CBS domain-containing protein, which translates into the protein MESLKVKDFMTHDITFVFENDTVEVVIDILNKTGLPGISVVDNELRVIGFVGEDDIIRACLPSYFNLLQTAAFLPDTNLFIRRLKEIAREPIGKFATKPAQTVKPSDTLLYVADLIMRKGYKIIPVVDDNNVLLGFVTRISVLESAVHKEAVVNNGR
- a CDS encoding HD-GYP domain-containing protein, whose amino-acid sequence is MDDEKKSTVLVIDDDALVRNYISSVLKKFHIAVETAENGEEGYNIFKASPESHKIVIVDLMMSVMGGLEFIEKVRKNYMPPYPYIIVLTSKGEEDIVAECLDLGANDFLTKPITPKLLVTYVRKAFKTISMIDPNLLLEIPTKLMESKDLYTVLHSENVRLYSSVLSKLLLQETDYVDIDEAYRNSLYDFTYEIEVGALLHDTGKIAIPDLIWMKPGRYSPEERKIMETHTTKGALAMTNLINRYPTSTIIKTCYEIVRWHHERWDGKGYPDGLKGKEIPISARIVAIADVFDALTTRRIYRNEYSPEQALEIMINEEDGHFDPEIFKIFLQHDKLFTALAKSRMTAQILEIQKLSKL